The Bradyrhizobium guangxiense genomic sequence GGCCACACCGCCTCCTACTATTATTTCGGCAAGGACCCGACCTTCACCTTCGGTTCGGCCGTGCCGTTCGGCCCCAACATGCGCATCAACCAGGCCTGGTACATGCAGGGCGGCGGGCGCGACGTGCTCAACGAGTTCTACAAGGGCTACAACGTCGTCTCGCTGCTCGCGGGCAACACCGGCTGCCAGATGGGCGGCTGGTTCAGGAAGGAGGTCAACACGCCCGACGATCTCAAGGGCATGAAATTCCGCATTGGCGGGTTCGCCGGCCGCGTGCTCCAGAAGCTCGGCGTGGTGCCGCAGCAGCTCGCCGGCGGCGACATCTATCCGGCGCTGGAGAAGGGCACCATCGACGCCGCCGAATGGGTCGGCCCCTATGACGACGAGAAGCTCGGCTTCTACAAGATCGCGCCGCACTACTACTATCCCGGCTGGTGGGAAGGCGGGCCGATGCTGCTGGCCTTCGTCAACCTCGACAAGTGGAATGCGCTGCCGAAATATTACCAGAGCGTGCTGGAGCAGGCCGGCCACTACGCCAACAACTACATGATGGCGCGCTACGACACCGCCAATCCGCTGGCGCTGAAGAAGCTGCTCGCCGGCGGCACCAAGCTGCACCCGTTCTCGCCGTCGATCATGGATGCCTGCCACAAGGCCGCCAAGGAGCTGCACGCCGAGGTCGCTGCGACCAACCCGAGCTTCAAGAAGGTGCACGACTCGCTCGCCAAGTTCACCAGCGACGGCTACGCCTGGTTCCAGGTCGCCGAGGTCGGCTACGACATCTTCATGGCGCGGCGCTCGCAGAGCTGATCGCGTCGTCTCTCGCAGGCAACGCCCCGGAGCGGAAGCTCCGGGGCGTTGTCGCATCTGGAAGGGCTCGGACCCAAAAAGCGAAAAACAACCCCATGCACAGTAGCCAACGGGTTGAGAAGTCAGCGAAGAATCTGCGGTCCCAGCGGCATTGGCGGAGAGCCGAAGCAGTGCTGTAGTTGACCTGTCGGGCAAAACAGGCGTAGGACGCAATCATCGGATTATTCGAAATCAGGTTCGTCGATGCCTGGCTGGAGATGACGATGAGCTTCGATCCCGAAGGCGTACAAAGATCGCTTCAGAAGGCATGGTCGCTGTCGACAGCAAGCCAATGGACCGCGAGCAATCCGGCGGCCGGACAATGCAACGTCACGTCGCTGCTTATTCATGAACTGTTCGGCGGCGAGCTGTTGAAGACGCCGCTGCCGGCCGGCGATCATTTTTACAATCGGATCGAAGGCAAAAGATACGACTTCACGGCAAGCCAGTTCGATCAGCCGATCGCTTATGTGGATTTGCCGGCCAGCCGAGCCGATGCGGAGCTGGGAGCAACACGCGATCAACTGGCCGCACTGAGAGCCGCTTTTCAGGAGCATTTGATGAGGTCGGGCTAACATCGATGGCCGACCTGGCCGCAGCTTGCTGACCTCCGCCGTGAACGAATTGTCGAGCTAGCCAATCTTGCTGCGAACATAGGTCTCTGCTCGCGCCAGCAGATCGTCGATCGAGCAATCGGCCGTATCGAGTACCAGATGCTCGCGATCCCACGGCTCATACGCGCGGCTCACGACATCACTCCAGGTCGGGAGCCTGAAACCGGCAATGTCGGGCGTGCGGCTTTCCACGCGTTGCCGGTGCCGTGCCGGTTCGCTGCAAACCATTTCGATCTCAACCAGGGGTGCCGAGGCCTGCAAGGCACATTGCTGCCATGCCGCGCGGCTCGCCAGCACCGGATTGACGCAGTCGGCGATAACGATCCGTCCGAGCTTGAGATTTTCAGCAGCTAGCGCGTTGGCTACGGCGTAGCCCTCCGTGCCGACAGGAAGACCTGTGTCCCGCAACGCCTGTTCGATCGCATCGATACGAAGATATGTCGCCGCAAGACGAATTGTCAGTTGGCGAGCAATCGTCGTCTTTCCAGTGCCTGGAAGGCCGCCGAACACAATGAGTGCCGAGGATGGGGTCATGATGCCCATCATGGGGCAGCGCTCCGAGGCCCGCAACGGGCCGGATGCGGCGATGTCCAACCAAACATGCGAGCGGCGGGCCCGCTGGAATCGTGGGCGGCGCCGGCTTACATGAATCTGACAGGGCCAAGGCGACCAGGGCCGCGCTTTTTCGCTGGCCGAGGCGCCCCGAATGGTGGAAGAGAGCGGAGATGCCGCGCGGGCCGTGCGGCGACCTGAGTATCCGGCGGATATGCGATGCGCCTTTTGATCGTCGAGGACAATGCCGAGCTGTCGCGGCTCGTCGCGGGCGGGCTGGCGGCGGCCGGCTACCAAAGCGACATCGTGGGCAGCGCGGCCGAAGCGCGCGAGGCGGTGAGCAGCGTCAGCTATGCTGCGATGATCCTCGACCTCGGGCTACCCGACGGCGACGGCCTGTCGGTGCTGCGCGAGCTGCGCCTCAAGATGGAGCCGTTGCCCGTGCTGGTGCTGACCGCACGTGGCGGGTTGCAGGACCGCGTCAGCGGGCTGCGTAGCGGGGCCGACGACTATCTTGTCAAGCCGTTCGCGATGGAGGAGCTGGTGGCGCGGCTGGAGGCGATCCTGCGCCGGCCGGGCCAACTGCTCGGCCGCTCGCTCAGTCTCGCCAACCTCGTCTACGACACCGAGAGCCGTCAGATCTTCGTCGACGACCAGCCGCGGATCATCTCCGCGCGCGAGACCTCGGTGCTCGAGATCCTGCTGCGCCGGCAGGGGCGGGTGGTGCCGAAGAAGAACGTCGAGGACCACATCTTCGGGCTGGACGGCGAGGTCGCCTCCAACGCGGTCGAGGTCTATGTCTCGCGGCTGCGCAAGCAGCTTGCAGAGCACGGCGCCAAGGTCGTGATCCACACCATCCGCGGCGTTGGCTATCTCATGGACGTGGA encodes the following:
- a CDS encoding TRAP transporter substrate-binding protein codes for the protein MKRRDFIKVTGLGAAGAATLAAPAIAQSMPEIKWRMPTSWPKSLDTLFGGAEMMCKMVAEATDNKFQIQIFAAGEIVPGLQVLDAVQNGTCEIGHTASYYYFGKDPTFTFGSAVPFGPNMRINQAWYMQGGGRDVLNEFYKGYNVVSLLAGNTGCQMGGWFRKEVNTPDDLKGMKFRIGGFAGRVLQKLGVVPQQLAGGDIYPALEKGTIDAAEWVGPYDDEKLGFYKIAPHYYYPGWWEGGPMLLAFVNLDKWNALPKYYQSVLEQAGHYANNYMMARYDTANPLALKKLLAGGTKLHPFSPSIMDACHKAAKELHAEVAATNPSFKKVHDSLAKFTSDGYAWFQVAEVGYDIFMARRSQS
- a CDS encoding YunG family protein, which gives rise to MSFDPEGVQRSLQKAWSLSTASQWTASNPAAGQCNVTSLLIHELFGGELLKTPLPAGDHFYNRIEGKRYDFTASQFDQPIAYVDLPASRADAELGATRDQLAALRAAFQEHLMRSG
- a CDS encoding AAA family ATPase, with translation MMGIMTPSSALIVFGGLPGTGKTTIARQLTIRLAATYLRIDAIEQALRDTGLPVGTEGYAVANALAAENLKLGRIVIADCVNPVLASRAAWQQCALQASAPLVEIEMVCSEPARHRQRVESRTPDIAGFRLPTWSDVVSRAYEPWDREHLVLDTADCSIDDLLARAETYVRSKIG
- a CDS encoding response regulator translates to MRLLIVEDNAELSRLVAGGLAAAGYQSDIVGSAAEAREAVSSVSYAAMILDLGLPDGDGLSVLRELRLKMEPLPVLVLTARGGLQDRVSGLRSGADDYLVKPFAMEELVARLEAILRRPGQLLGRSLSLANLVYDTESRQIFVDDQPRIISARETSVLEILLRRQGRVVPKKNVEDHIFGLDGEVASNAVEVYVSRLRKQLAEHGAKVVIHTIRGVGYLMDVEK